Proteins from one Daphnia pulicaria isolate SC F1-1A chromosome 3, SC_F0-13Bv2, whole genome shotgun sequence genomic window:
- the LOC124328474 gene encoding uncharacterized protein LOC124328474 isoform X2, whose translation MSNVFHEEVTQGDESSTGIASASAVGSLPTDEMPPESEKGSDAGHGEETESKGESWPYQYLQAKSRLHEKSEKITAKDLFSSENDFSLPKYFRSFREITRRGDEIDSCIICTNIDFENKEILEKNGIEIKEVQLIDPILKFAKLSDGKTPTRYKLDISKEKSDILKEDSTSKIVAKILWGKPKTATEKIYLSTKSEVIRNYHIALIKENVINPETKKFHEDFINRPDGLTEGAKELRKNLQRFDKNFETLNKLTVSSDKTFGKTPLEPKIFNYPLPVAVKDEEIQAFLDKLIFAVNTPNEGELDDVLKSEVGNYFTLLTSDLQSAFVMNEMVNWFKRKDNIWLSSQEAKKLFLDKTKNIMELIRLNDLSNDYQHQLKKELMGLEFNRDSIQIMTEKLEPLFKDTSNSVITIGSESPQHTAVKFIAAIKTLPDFIYDDSFLVTSSKRLNDEVEAKKFKHCFELNKDSHNLLVVVCDGDVISAKNSTEYASLIPTGRTDDKINKVVIISPEKTAMITDEIKYAELTDEYKIKLQSLKVSFQPKKDLGQQEIENNRITVGDLIGDKPEEVIDINSIKELTQLGRELIIPSFDDTTHFDEQMYIKRKLKFPFHDKFEDEIAKRLDCSVTQLRGECRIRQDGHIEWLVEDKRQKEIWDKILDVANQSSSSKEIHEDDHLIFLKEHEKEKSIVIISGVAGTGKSTILSHCYKQIKMSKPDHWVIRINLVDHYGAILKLDNNSTCSNAVGIFINELHVVENKSSFSRSLLRNRLETGERIVVMFDGFDEINDLCQDKAIELMKAITKDKSIQLYVTTRPHMLDKLQSQLSQLSYSLANFQRNDQIDFLIKYWEKELDLIGDKNSPIQQFAESLVDRVSETLKDKESSFIGIPLQCRIIAECFQSKVRSTLGETGRATQLKADLFDGQRFDLANLYRRLMETKRRVFIEEKAKIPSSSLQNDIVVDAINQLIQDIEGHLTKLAIKTIVTDQKNLEILLSHQSTQRSVDLNKTASNALKFGLTFKNGDESKVQFLHRTYAEYLFARYLYEGFLLDEKRHNKLLESESIHMLILQKILATPEYDGVQVFFNSMLKELVEDDEEWRNRIDRCDLPDRIKKFTENFVRIFLRKGSPLQATVQTMKGTIPRKMYHNWYNKENVVYFSLKTGNTMIFTFLCDCLDVTLDKKQIQIVMTKSFMADAFSILYFRQVESKYFKRFLDCVDSEADKVMSKLATYLPASCDLEYSEWNGEEQQETVHHLLQFMTDQRAAFDKYFIPNYNTAKMLNFFIFNENYASHLKTFLGLLSRSTAYSDDFKFSNFLKKAFCSKEHFISGRIEKVLITLRGLNKPNLLTQLYGIVLAIEPESFRNIYQPLPLESDSMGKDVTGTDLKILMKRDSYRMTRLHRAAFHGNTKAVDKMLGRIRQNLTNPEQNELAGKIINEIMARDEYGFTPFYVAAVRGHEKIYHKMLTFLKKILPDDLLENHWTHPKGFVHHALSDAIDYENVQMFQLILTAVKKVLGQHELIRILRLQKYNDSNSFFVECKTKELFNEMTKIVVMRDDNVMDYTDFYDLLVFHDAKSIQTLEYIDAENLQGLLLLRGVDEFTKRFLDAISSFVSGIRCLRLNNDGTRLRKPITRQTLDSINLYSIGFPLLTNHLLKHFTKVQLEQFVETITSKNNWKTIGGTSHGVYKSVDVNDPATAESITLDLLDLGWNREGLVFDDNGDGTTTILIKERQVTRNSYWRDFITSAAASNFTHCEEGFGFLEIVLRIYDCLKCLSDSFKKKLLLHEEESGFIMIQLSLETVQRMMTYLSQENQEEVKQQWKDNAPSMDKFFPLTMEQPNNDDIMSTARRWTNILRFYLHYGSEVQLEEFVKTITFLRNIGVERRSVWSYIFEHCHKEEKIKEILKLVSEKTDILGSDALKTILLHKIDGIPLLLKAVLWGEDIDARLEILPKEIREDIQQIMEINAPRLINEAFLNPQTHFKIFDSFNCYNRLNTLIFFLSYSNDTQLQQFVQNITSFDLIIPMIMHIQDEKKCSIWAELLTHACHDRNTADIAKMDKFMKCLSEILGSNAVKELVLHNDGERPVIFYPVMRGEEKLMETMLKYLTVKDRKKVQRQVDQFLEETCKTDVSSDRGFSLITGT comes from the exons atgtctAATGTCTTCCATGAGGAAGTGACGCAAGGGGATGAGTCATCGACTGGGATCGCAAGTGCTTCGGCAGTTGGATCGTTGCCGACGGATGAGATGCCACCGGAGAGCGAGAAAGGATCCGACGCGGGACACG GTGAAGAGACGGAAAGTAAAGGAGAAAGCTGGCCGTATCAATACTTGCAAGCCAAGAGTCGGTTGCAtgaaaaaagcgaaaaaataacAGCAAAAGACTTATTCAGTAGTGAAAACGATTTCAGCCTGCCAAAATATTTTCGTTCTTTTCGTGAAATAACCAGAAGAGGAGACGAGATTGACAGTTGCATCATTTGCACGAACATTGactttgaaaataaagaaatccttgagaaaaatggaattgaaattaAGGAAGTGCAACTTATTGatccaattttaaaattcgcaAAACTATCGGATGGCAAAACCCCAACTCGATACAAATTAGACATTAGCAAAGAAAAATCTGACATACTGAAGGAAGACTCCACCTCGAAAATTGTAGCCAAAATATTGTGGGGTAAACCTAAAACTGCTACTGAAAAAATTTATCTGAGCACAAAATCTGAAGTAATCCGAAATTATCACATTGCCTTGATAAAAGAAAACGTAATCAATCccgagacaaaaaaatttcacgaaGATTTCATTAATCGGCCTGACGGACTCACTGAAGGTGCCAAGGAATTGCGTAAAAATCTTCAGCGATTTGATAAAAACTTCGAAACCTTGAATAAATTGACTGTCAGTTCTGATAAAACTTTCGGCAAAACGCCACTAGAGcccaaaatatttaattatccTCTACCCGTTGCTGTTAAGGACGAGGAAATCCAAGCATTTTTGGACAAGCTCATCTTCGCAGTTAACACGCCCAACGAAGGCGAATTGGATGACGTACTCAAAAGTGAAGTGGGAAATTATTTCACGCTGCTCACTAGCGATCTTCAGTCAGCCTTCGTCATGAATGAAATGGTCAACtggttcaaaagaaaagacaacatTTGGCTGTCGTCACAAGAAGCCAAAAAACTGTTTTTAGACAAGACGAAAAATATTATGGAATTGATACGTCTCAATGACCTATCAAACGATTATCAGCACCAGTTAAAGAAAGAACTGATGGGATTAGAATTTAATAGAGATTCTATTCAAATTATGACTGAGAAATTGGAACCGTTATTCAAAGACACTTCAAACTCAGTTATTACTATTGGATCAGAGTCACCTCAACACACGGCAGTCAAATTCATTGCTGCCATCAAAACGCTTCCCGATTTTATATATGACGACAGTTTCTTGGTGACGTCATCGAAGCGTCTAAATGACGAAGTGGAAGCTAAAAAGTTTAAACACTGTTTTGAATTGAATAAGGATTCTCATAATCTACTCGTCGTCGTTTGTGATGGTGATGTAATATCGGCTAAAAATAGCACAGAATATGCTAGTCTAATTCCGACTGGACGAACAGatgataaaattaataaagtgGTTATCATAAGCCCAGAAAAAACTGCCA TGATAACTGACGAAATAAAATACGCTGAGCTAACTGATGAGTACAAGATAAAACTCCAGTCTCTCAAAGTTTCTTTTCAGCCCAAAAAAGATTTGGGACAAcaggaaatagaaaataatagaATAACAGTGGGAGACTTGATTGGTGACAAACCGGAAGAGGTAATCGATATCAATTCAATAAAGGAGTTGACGCAATTAGGAAGGGAATTAATTATTCCTTCATTCGATGACACAACTCATTTTGATGAGCAAATGTACATCAAGCGAAAGTTGAAATTCCCTTTCCACGATAAGTTTGAGGATGAAATTGCGAAGCGACTTGACTGCAGTGTAACTCAACTGCGGGGGGAATGCAGGATTCGACAGGATGGCCACATCGAATGGCTCGTTGAAGACAAacgacaaaaagaaatatgggaTAAAATTCTAGATGTCGCAAATCAATCATCTTCGTCAAAGGAAATTCACGAAGATGATCATTTAATCTTTTTGAAGGAGcatgagaaagaaaagtcaaTTGTCATCATATCCGGAGTAGCCGGAACCGGAAAATCCACAATTCTATCTCATTGttataaacaaattaaaatgtcAAAACCGGACCATTGGGTAATCAGAATTAATTTAGTGGATCACTACGGGGCAATCTTGAAACTGGATAACAACAGTACGTGTTCGAACGCTGTCGGCATTTTTATCAATGAGTTACACGtcgttgaaaataaaagttcattttctcgtTCCTTATTAAGAAACCGGTTGGAGACAGGAGAACGAATCGTTGTCATGTTTGACGGATTCGATGAAATCAACGACTTGTGTCAAGATAAGGCGATTGAATTGATGAAGGCCATCACTAAAGACAAATCGATCCAACTTTATGTGACAACCCGACCCCACATGCTCGACAAACTGCAATCCCAATTGTCTCAATTGTCTTACAGTTTGGCAAATTTCCAAAGAAATGACcaaattgatttcttgattaaATATTGGGAGAAAGAACTGGATTTGATTGGCGATAAAAATAGCCCAATTCAACAATTCGCTGAATCCTTAGTTGATCGGGTATCGGAAActttaaaagataaagaaagttCTTTCATTGGAATCCCATTGCAATGTCGGATCATAGCCGAATGTTTCCAATCAAAAGTTCGATCAACGCTGGGAGAAACCGGTAGAGCTACACAACTCAAAGCCGATTTATTTGATGGTCAGAGATTCGATTTGGCTAATTTATATCGTCGTTTAATGGAAACAAAACGTCGGGTCTTTATCGAAGAAAAGGCTAAAATACCGTCGTCGTCACTTCAAAATGACATTGTGGTTGACGCCATTAATCAATTGATACAAGATATTGAGGGTCATCTGACAAAATTAGCCATCAAAACTATAGTCACGGATCAGAAGAACTTGGAAATTTTGTTGTCACATCAGTCAACGCAACGGTCAGTTGACCTAAATAAAACCGCTTCAAACGCATTGAAATTCggattgacattcaaaaatggagATGAATCAAAAGTCCAATTCTTGCATCGTACCTACGCCGAATATTTATTCGCCAGATATTTGTACGAAGGGTTTCTCCTCGATGAGAAACGACACAACAAGTTGCTAGAAAGCGAATCCATTCACATGCTTATCCTGCAGAAAATCCTGGCTACACCGGAGTACGATGGCGTCCAAGTGTTTTTCAATAGCATGCTAAAAGAGTTGGTCGAGGACGACGAAGAATGGCGAAATAGAATTGACAGATGCGATTTACCAGACAGGATAAAGAAATTTACGGAAAATTTTGTCAGAATATTTCTTCGAAAAGGATCACCTCTACAGGCGACAGTTCAAACTATGAAAGGGACGATACCGAGAAAGATGTACCATAACTGGTACAACAAAGAAAACgtagtttatttttctctcaagACTGGGAATACAATGATATTCACATTCCTGTGCGATTGTCTTGATGTAACCTTAGATAAAAAACAGATTCAAATCGTAATGACGAAATCTTTCATGGCCGACGCTTTTTCAATCTTATATTTCCGCCAAGTAGAaagcaaatattttaaacgATTTCTCGATTGCGTGGACAGTGAGGCGGATAAAGTGATGTCAAAGCTTGCAACATACTTGCCAGCATCTTGTGATTTGGAATATTCTGAATGGAATGGAGAGGAACAACAAGAAACTGTGCACCACTTGTTGCAGTTTATGACAGATCAACGCGCGGCTTTCGACAAgtatttcattccaaattacAATACCGCAAAGATGttaaactttttcattttcaacgaaAATTACGCAAGTCatctgaaaacatttttgggaTTACTGTCTCGATCGACGGCCTATTCTgacgattttaaattttcgaatttCCTGAAGAAAGCCTTCTGTTCCAAAGAACATTTTATAAGTGGCCGAATCGAAAAAGTGTTAATTACCTTACGCGGGCTTAATAAACCCAATCTACTGACTCAACTTTATGGCATCGTTCTGGCGATAGAACCGGAATCTTTTCGAAATATTTATCAGCCGCTGCCGCTAGAAAGCGACTCCATGGGAAAAGACGTGACAGGAACGGATCTGAAAATACTGATGAAACGAGATTCGTATCGAATGACTCGCCTTCACCGAGCGGCCTTCCACGGAAACACGAAGGCAGTCGATAAAATGTTGGGAAGGATTCGCCAAAATTTGACTAATCCGGAGCAAAACGAACTTGccggtaaaataataaatgaaatcatGGCTCGGGATGAATATGGATTTACACCGTTTTATGTAGCTGCTGTCCGTGGTCATGAGAAAATCTATCACAAGATGCTCACcttcttgaaaaaaattcttcccGACGACTTACTAGAAAACCATTGGACACACCCAAAGGGATTCGTACATCATGCTCTTTCCGATGCAATTGATTATGAAAATgttcaaatgtttcaattgATTCTGACAGCTGTCAAGAAAGTACTGGGGCAACATGAACTAATCCGAATTCTTCGTCTGCAGAAATATAACGATTCCAATTCATTTTTCGTCGAATGCAAAACGAAAGAATTATTCAACGAAATGACAAAGATCGTCGTGATGAGAGACGACAATGTGATGGATTACACAGATTTCTATGACTTGCTGGTCTTTCACGACGCTAAATCAATACAAACACTCGAGTACATCGACGCCGAAAATCTTCAAGGACTGCTTTTACTAAGAGGCGTTGACGAATTTACAAAACGTTTTCTAGATGCAATTTCTTCGTTTGTCTCTGGCATTCGATGCCTTAGGTTAAACAACGACGGCACACGTTTACGAAAGCCAATTACGAGACAAACTCTAGATTCCATAAATTTATACTCCATTGGATTTCCTCTGTTAACAAATCATTTATTAAAACATTTCACCAAAGTTCAGCTAGAACAGTTTGTCGAAACTATTACTTCtaaaaacaattggaaaacAATTGGAGGAACGTCCCACGGTGTCTACAAATCTGTTGATGTAAATGACCCAGCAACGGCGGAATCAATCACACTTGATTTGTTAGATCTGGGATGGAATAGAGAAGGCTTGGTGTTTGACGACAATGGTGACGGGACCACCACTATTCTCATCAAAGAACGTCAAGTGACAAGAAACAGTTATTGGAGGGATTTTATAACATCAGCTGCGGCCTCAAATTTTACGCACTGTGAAGAGGGGTTTGGATTTCTCGAAATAGTCCTTCGTATTTAcgattgtttgaaatgcctGAGTGACAGCTTTAAGAAAAAGCTTTTACTGCATGAAGAAGAAAGCGGTTTTATCATGATTCAGTTGTCACTAGAGACTGTTCAACGCATGATGACATATTTGTCACAAGAAAACCAAGAGGAAGTGAAACAGCAGTGGAAGGATAACGCACCTTCCATGGACAAATTTTTCCCGTTGACTATGGAACAACCTAATAATGATGATATCATGTCGACAGCGCGCAGATGGACTAATATCTTGCGGTTTTATCTACATTACGGAAGTGAAGTTCAACTAGAGGAATTCGTCAAGACAATCACGTTCTTACGTAACATAGGCGTAGAACGACGTAGCGTATGGAGTTACATATTTGAACATTgtcacaaagaagaaaagataaaagaaatattgaaactCGTGTCGGAGAAAACTGACATTTTAGGTTCGGATGCCCTGAAAACAATTCTACTGCACAAAATCGATGGAATTCCTTTACTACTCAAAGCTGTGCTGTGGGGAGAAGATATCGACGCCCGGCTGGAAATTTTGCCAAAAGAAATCAGAGAAGACATTCAACAAATCATGGAAATAAACGCACCTAGGTTAATAAATGAAGCGTTTCTTAACCCCCAAACCCATTTCAAGATATTTGATTCATTTAATTGTTACAATAGATTGAATACCTTGATATTTTTTCTCAGTTATAGCAACGATACTCAACTTCAACAATTTGTTCAAAATATAAcatcatttgatttaattattccAATGATAATGCACATTCAAGATGAGAAAAAGTGTAGCATATGGGCTGAGCTATTAACCCACGCATGCCATGATCGCAATACGGCCGACATTGCAAAAATGGACAAATTCATGAAGTGCCTCTCAGAGATATTGGGCTCAAATGCCGTTAAAGAATTGGTGCTCCATAACGACGGAGAAAGACCCGTCATATTTTATCCTGTAATGAGAGGAGAGGAAAAGTTGATGGAGACGATGCTCAAGTATTTGACCGTCAAAGATCGAAAAAAAGTTCAACGCCAAGTCGATCAGTTCTTGGAAGAAACTTGCAAGACAGACGTTTCGTCGGATCGAGGTTTCTCCTTGATTACTGGGACCTGA